A DNA window from Halomonas zincidurans B6 contains the following coding sequences:
- a CDS encoding ISL3 family transposase, which produces MNSTQILTLGLGLEAPWTLKDQHLDTAVSPHRLDLHVEAERGSLYPCPECGKACPAHDFTTRTWRHLNFFQHHCYLHARVPRAKCPEHGIKRVEVPWARPGSDFTLLFEQAAMALVREMPVLAAARLIEITDKRLWRIVHHYVGCMLEQLDLSEVKAVGLDETAAKRGHRYVTVFLDMQRKTEPVLFAVPGRGKATVEAFSDFLAAHQGDPGNVLEVVCDMSPAFLKGVEAQLPNAEVTVDWFHIVQTFTRALDEVRKRERREQPHPKHLRWAVLRNAESDNLTPHQITALQELLADESATADAWIIKEKLRWIQQAPTPRGARWRITHFLNFAREAIADKALLAPVRKALNTLERHADRVIRRWLSALTNARLEGMNSLFQAARSRARGYRNEGYFITMIYLIGSPVGSLLDQAKST; this is translated from the coding sequence ATGAACAGTACGCAGATTCTGACCCTTGGCCTGGGCCTTGAAGCACCTTGGACTCTCAAGGATCAGCACCTGGATACTGCCGTGTCACCTCACCGTCTGGACCTCCATGTCGAAGCCGAGCGAGGTAGTCTTTACCCCTGCCCTGAGTGCGGCAAGGCCTGTCCTGCGCATGACTTCACCACCAGGACCTGGCGCCATCTGAACTTCTTTCAGCATCACTGTTACCTGCATGCTCGGGTGCCCCGCGCCAAGTGTCCCGAACATGGCATCAAACGTGTCGAGGTGCCCTGGGCGCGTCCCGGGAGCGACTTCACCCTGCTGTTCGAGCAGGCCGCCATGGCCCTGGTCCGGGAGATGCCGGTGCTGGCCGCCGCCCGCCTGATCGAGATCACCGACAAGCGTCTGTGGCGCATCGTGCATCACTATGTCGGTTGCATGCTCGAGCAACTCGATTTATCCGAGGTCAAGGCCGTGGGCTTGGATGAAACCGCGGCCAAGCGCGGCCATCGTTACGTCACCGTGTTCCTCGACATGCAGCGCAAGACCGAGCCCGTGCTCTTCGCCGTGCCGGGCCGTGGCAAGGCCACGGTCGAGGCCTTCAGCGACTTCCTGGCCGCGCATCAGGGCGATCCCGGCAACGTGCTGGAGGTGGTCTGCGACATGTCGCCGGCGTTCCTCAAGGGTGTGGAAGCGCAGTTACCCAACGCCGAGGTCACCGTTGACTGGTTTCATATCGTGCAGACCTTCACGCGCGCCCTGGATGAGGTCAGAAAGCGTGAGCGGCGCGAACAGCCACACCCCAAGCACCTGCGCTGGGCCGTCCTGCGCAACGCGGAATCCGACAACCTGACGCCCCACCAGATCACCGCCTTGCAGGAACTGCTGGCTGACGAAAGCGCCACGGCCGATGCCTGGATCATCAAGGAGAAGCTGCGCTGGATTCAGCAGGCGCCCACCCCTCGCGGGGCCCGCTGGCGGATCACCCACTTCCTTAATTTCGCCCGGGAGGCGATCGCGGACAAGGCCCTGTTGGCGCCGGTCAGGAAGGCGTTGAACACCCTGGAACGGCATGCCGACCGGGTCATTCGGCGCTGGCTATCGGCGCTGACCAATGCACGACTGGAAGGGATGAACAGCTTGTTTCAAGCCGCCCGATCACGGGCTCGCGGGTACCGCAACGAGGGCTACTTCATCACCATGATCTATCTGATTGGCAGCCCGGTGGGGAGCCTGCTGGATCAGGCCAAATCCACATGA